A stretch of the Staphylococcus sp. NRL 16/872 genome encodes the following:
- the yycF gene encoding response regulator YycF, which translates to MARKVVVVDDEKPIADILEFNLKKEGYDVYCAYDGNDAVDLIYEEEPDIVLLDIMLPGRDGMEVCREVRKKYEMPIIMLTAKDSEIDKVLGLELGADDYVTKPFSTRELIARVKANLRRHYSQPAQEVDNTSNEIAIKDIVIYPDAYSIKKRGEDIELTHREFELFHYLSKHMGQVMTREHLLQTVWGYDYFGDVRTVDVTIRRLREKIEDDPSHPEYIVTRRGVGYFLQQHD; encoded by the coding sequence ATGGCAAGAAAAGTTGTTGTAGTTGATGATGAGAAGCCGATTGCGGATATTTTAGAATTTAATTTAAAAAAAGAAGGATATGACGTTTACTGCGCTTACGATGGTAATGATGCAGTGGATTTAATTTATGAAGAAGAACCAGATATCGTGTTATTAGATATCATGTTACCTGGTCGTGACGGAATGGAAGTATGTCGTGAGGTACGTAAAAAATACGAAATGCCTATCATTATGTTAACGGCGAAAGACTCTGAAATTGATAAAGTGTTGGGTCTTGAGTTAGGTGCGGATGACTATGTAACGAAACCGTTTAGTACACGTGAATTGATTGCGCGTGTGAAAGCGAACTTACGTCGTCATTATTCACAACCCGCTCAAGAAGTGGATAATACTTCTAATGAAATCGCAATTAAGGATATTGTTATCTATCCAGACGCATATTCTATTAAGAAACGTGGCGAGGATATCGAATTAACGCACCGTGAGTTCGAATTATTCCATTATTTATCTAAACATATGGGTCAAGTAATGACGCGTGAACATCTATTACAAACAGTTTGGGGTTATGATTACTTCGGCGATGTGCGTACGGTGGATGTAACGATTCGTCGTTTACGTGAGAAGATTGAAG